The Microcystis panniformis FACHB-1757 region CGCTTAGATGCCTTATTGGGTAAGGTTCCAATTAATCTTAAACCCTATTAGGGATTGAAACTTAACAGAAGCAGAAGCTCAAAAAGTCTTTGAAGAAAAGAGTTCCAATTAATCTTAAACCCTATTAGGGATTGAAACCAATAGTGATGGAACACCTCGCAAACGAGTAAAAGTTCCAATTAATCTTAAACCCTATTAGGGATTGAAACTTCGGCTGCATACATATAGCACCAATCAGGCTTGCCACAGTGGTTCCAATTAATCTTAAACCCTATTAGGGATTGAAACATGATTTACTGTGTAATAGTAATTGTGATGAGTGTTCCAATTAATCTTAAACCCTATTAGGGATTGAAACCCCTTTAGCCGATTTAATTCCTATGATTTTGGGATTCTCGTTCCAATTAATCTTAAACCCTATTAGGGATTGAAACTTCCTAAGTCAGCAAAGTTGTTGATCGTTTTTTCCGGTTCCAATTAATCTTAAACCCTATTAGGGATTGAAACATTTTACCCTGTATTTCAGAAATTAGAAGAAAAAGGTTCCAATTAATCTTAAACCCTATTAGGGATTGAAACACGATGACACTAGCAAATTCTCGGTTTATTGCTGCGTTCCAATTAATCTTAAACCCTATTAGGGATTGAAACATCACGGATATAATCGTGAGCCATATCCTGAGTGTTCCAATTAATCTTAAACCCTATTAGGGATTGAAACAAAGTCTTAGCGGGAAAAGAATTAGGCATTCCTGGTTCCAATTAATCTTAAACCCTATTAGGGATTGAAACTGGTAGAATCCTTTACCCTGGCACTCTTATTTATGTTCCAATTAATCTTAAACCCTATTAGGGATTGAAACATAAGCAATTTTTTATAAACTGAATCGCTCCCATGTTCCAATTAATCTTAAACCCTATTAGGGATTGAAACACGAGTAGCTGAATTACGCACCCTAGACGTGGCTGGTTCCAATTAATCTTAAACCCTATTAGGGATTGAAACAACGGGCAGCACCGGAGAAAGTGGATTCAGATTCGTTCCAATTAATCTTAAACCCTATTAGGGATTGAAACAATGTGACTGCTCCTAACCCTTCGGCCTTCAACGCTTCCGTTCCAATTAATCTTAAACCCTATTAGGGATTGAAACAAATTTTTGCCTACTATTCCTTTAGCTTTTGATTGTTCCAATTAATCTTAAACCCTATTAGGGATTGAAACAAGTTCCTTATCTGGCAAGGGTTTCGAGTCTTGATGTTCCAATTAATCTTAAACCCTATTAGGGATTGAAGTGAAGGGAATTTCTGAAATGGAATTCAGTCTGTCTATATTTGACTATACTTTTACTAACTAGGGCTTGCTGAATAATGGTAAAACCCTTTGAAAATAAGGCTTTTGACCTGTTAAAATCCGATGTTCATGCTGCGAAAATCGGATTGGGACCCTCAAAAACCTTGCATTATCCTTCTTGTAGTATATAAGTTGGTACGAAAAGAGAGGGCAACAAAGCCTGAAACGACCGGCTACTGACTCCTAACCCCACCAACAAACTTTTTGCCGCAAACCCTATCTAAAAATCAAACTCGTCTAACCCCGGTTGTGGGGGAGGAAAGCGACTGCGAGGAGATTTTTTCGACTTTCTCAAAAAAGCGGGGATAAATGCGGCCATAAAAAATCCAATTCCCAAAGAAAAAGCCAATAAAACACCGATAGGTACTTTAATTGACTCAAATTGTAGAAACTTTAAAGAAACTGGTTGGATATTTTGAATAGCAAAAACTGCCATGGTCATAATCCAGCCGCCGACAATAGCACTAGCTAAAAAATTACTAATTGTATTCATGCTTGTCCTCGCCATGTTTGTGGGAGATTTTTTCAGGTTTTGTAGGCTAATTTC contains the following coding sequences:
- a CDS encoding lipopolysaccharide assembly protein LapA domain-containing protein, with translation MNTISNFLASAIVGGWIMTMAVFAIQNIQPVSLKFLQFESIKVPIGVLLAFSLGIGFFMAAFIPAFLRKSKKSPRSRFPPPQPGLDEFDF